Proteins found in one Aethina tumida isolate Nest 87 chromosome 1, icAetTumi1.1, whole genome shotgun sequence genomic segment:
- the LOC109609365 gene encoding tubulin polyglutamylase TTLL5 isoform X3, giving the protein MDNTVGDTLQINPTDRLENQTFPHNIIEKEPKSELRRNEEKNKDEVPKQKIANPMDAWLHNGTMGSRSAILIFKSSALANSTESAIKEKPAYKLHVSYKVLQAETRLLSKLLDCHGVTEVPPNASDFNLLWTGSHPKPGTFRSLAPHQRLNHFPRAYELTRKDRLYKNIEMMAHSKGAKNFDFIPQTFVMPLEYRELCTTHNRVKGPWIVKPVASSRGRGIFIVETPNQVPLEEPVVVAKYISKPLLVAGHKCDLRLYVVVTSFDPLMIYIYEEGLVRFATVKYDSSHKQLWNPCMHLCNYSINKYHSDYVKSEDPSAENVGHKWTLSALLRHLKSEGRDTVWLMSQIEDLIIKSILSSANSIVSACNMFVPHQNNCFELFGFDILIDENLKPWLLEVNLSPSLNCESPLDVRLKSAMLADLLTLIGIPAVDPVLRPSTSSTSTRSHAKMKMNYPLPRYSGTCMLEWFLVECIRFSLNLMLNQCRRVCSADGLSVTTKKSDANSQPVMPPCNSEENKIVKMARDQFERRGGFVRIFPAIDSWDKYSRYLDPTTGIPITIQSTSVYSLNVNHNYNLMLFTQLFPDVYVPISKMQDKILKRSRFGLNNKRDMSLDRLAIDKSVSGRQDRYERTLSQGHRSDLHPRKIVKEPEAIELRKKIVELLQSGKKISQFESRKTFSHYLVCVLKRIVAGPNQEDHIDIVIKFLQKASNYVRTPFSVKAPCNKLELKDRTAITAKQLNDFLYLYNRETDLFVDKKDKPNQIPSSLYSEFLEHARESDLEEVLMYQTTQTVPTYGVKPGVSALLKSAPSSGLRTCQRSRAPKPKPTRMSALL; this is encoded by the exons ATGGACAACACCGTCGGCGACACTCTACAAATAAACCCCACGGACAGGTTAGAAAATCAGACGTTCCCTCACAACATTATCGAAAAGGAACCGAAATCCGAGTTGAGACG CAACGAAGAAAAGAACAAAGATGAGGTTCCGAAGCAGAAGATCGCGAACCCAATGGATGCGTGGCTGCACAATGGAACGATGGGCTCGCGAAGTgccattttgatatttaaaagttcGGCACTGGCCAATTCCACCGAGTCGGCGATCAAAGAGAAGCCTGCCTATAAGCTGCACGTTTCATACAAAGTGCTGCAAGCAGAGACCAGACTTCTGTCCAAGCTCTTGGACTGTCACGGAGTCACGGAGGTACCACCGAACGCGTCCGATTTCAATCTGTTGTGGACTGGGTCCCATCCCAAGCCag gGACCTTTAGAAGTTTGGCACCGCACCAACGATTGAACCATTTTCCTCGTGCTTATGAGTTGACACGCAAAGATCGCCTTTACAAGAACATCGAAATGATGGCGCACAGCAAGGGTGCCAAAAATTTCGATTTCATACCACAAACGTTCGTCATGCCTCTGGAATATCGGGAACTCTGCACCACACATAACCGTGTCAAGGGTCCTTGGATCGTTAAACCGGTGGCATCTAGTCGCGGACGCG gcatttttattgttgaaacACCGAACCAAGTGCCTCTCGAGGAACCAGTTGTCGTTGCCAAGTACATCTCTAAGCCGTTGCTTGTCGCCGGACACAAATGCGATTTACGACTTTACGTTGTAGTTACCAGTTTCGATCCTCTGATGATCTACATCTATGAGGAAGGTCTAGTCAGGTTTGCCACCGTCAAATACGACTCTAGTCACAAGCAGTTGTGGAATCCCTGCATGCACCTTTGCAACTATAGTATTAACAAGTATCACAGCGACtatgtcaa ATCGGAGGATCCTTCCGCCGAAAATGTTGGTCACAAATGGACGTTAAGTGCGTTACTAAGACATCTAAAATCGGAAGGAAGAGACACCGTTTGGCTAATGTCGCAAATCGAGGATCTCATAATAAAATCCATATTGTCCTCGGCGAACTCCATCGTTTCGGCTTGCAATATGTTTGTACCCCACCAGAACAACTGTTTCG AATTGTTCGGTTTTGATATACTGATCGACGAGAATCTAAAACCGTGGCTGCTGGAGGTCAACTTGTCGCCATCACTTAACTGTGAGAGTCCACTCGACGTCCGTCTAAAATCGGCAATGCTTGCGGATCTTCTCACGCTGATCGGGATTCCAGCCGTAGATCCAGTCTTAAGACCGTCCACATCGTCTACCAGCACCAGATCACACGCGAAGATGAAAATGAATTAC CCGTTGCCGCGATACTCCGGTACATGTATGCTGGAGTGGTTTCTCGTAG AGTGTATACGGTTCTCACTTAACCTAATGTTGAATCAGTGCCGGCGGGTGTGCTCAGCTGATGGTCTGAGCGTCACCACCAAGAAGTCAGATGCCAATTCGCAGCCTGTAATGCCGCCCTGCAACAGTGAGGAGAATAAGATTGTGAAAATGGCTCGAGACCAGTTCGAAAGGCGTGGCGGGTTCGTCCGAATCTTTCCTGCAATTGATAGTTGGGATAAATATTCTAGATATCTTG ACCCCACTACTGGAATACCCATAACCATCCAGAGCACAAGTGTATACAGCCTTAACGTGAaccacaattataatttaatgctgttCACACAATTGTTCCCTGATGTCTATGTGCCTATCTCCAAAATGCAggataaaatactgaaaagaTCTCGCTTCGGCCTCAACAACAAGCGCGACATGTCTCTAGACAGATTAG CCATCGATAAATCCGTAAGCGGCAGACAGGACAGGTATGAACGCACACTAAGCCAGGGCCACAGATCCGACTTGCACCCACGCAAAATTGTAAAGGAACCTGAAGCTATTGAATTAAGAAAGAAAATTGTCGAACTGTTGCAAAGCGGCAAAAAAATATC GCAATTCGAGTCACGGAAGACATTCAGTCATTATCTCGTCTGTGTGTTGAAGCGTATTGTGGCCGGACCAAATCAGGAAGACCACATTGATATTGTGATAAAGTTCTTGCAGAAGGCTTCTAACTACGTTCGTACTCCTTTCTCCGTCAAG gctCCTTGCAATAAGCTAGAATTAAAAGATCGAACTGCAATAACAGCGAAACAACTAAATGACTTTTTATACTTGTACAACAGGGAGACAGatttatttgttgataaaaaaGACAAGCCAAATCAAATACCTTCTAGTCTGTATAGCGAGTTTTTGGAACATGCCAG AGAAAGCGATCTAGAAGAGGTCCTGATGTATCAGACAACGCAAACGGTGCCAACGTACGGCGTAAAGCCCGGCGTGTCGGCGCTACTGAAGTCCGCACCGTCGTCAGGTCTGCGCACCTGTCAGAGATCGCGCGCCCCGAAACCGAAACCGACGCGAATGTCGGCGCTGTTGTGA
- the LOC109609365 gene encoding tubulin polyglutamylase TTLL5 isoform X2: MDNTVGDTLQINPTDRLENQTFPHNIIEKEPKSELRRADKIANLSWTLDIRKSHGPQGLPNEISSPNSNEEKNKDEVPKQKIANPMDAWLHNGTMGSRSAILIFKSSALANSTESAIKEKPAYKLHVSYKVLQAETRLLSKLLDCHGVTEVPPNASDFNLLWTGSHPKPGTFRSLAPHQRLNHFPRAYELTRKDRLYKNIEMMAHSKGAKNFDFIPQTFVMPLEYRELCTTHNRVKGPWIVKPVASSRGRGIFIVETPNQVPLEEPVVVAKYISKPLLVAGHKCDLRLYVVVTSFDPLMIYIYEEGLVRFATVKYDSSHKQLWNPCMHLCNYSINKYHSDYVKSEDPSAENVGHKWTLSALLRHLKSEGRDTVWLMSQIEDLIIKSILSSANSIVSACNMFVPHQNNCFELFGFDILIDENLKPWLLEVNLSPSLNCESPLDVRLKSAMLADLLTLIGIPAVDPVLRPSTSSTSTRSHAKMKMNYCRRVCSADGLSVTTKKSDANSQPVMPPCNSEENKIVKMARDQFERRGGFVRIFPAIDSWDKYSRYLDPTTGIPITIQSTSVYSLNVNHNYNLMLFTQLFPDVYVPISKMQDKILKRSRFGLNNKRDMSLDRLAIDKSVSGRQDRYERTLSQGHRSDLHPRKIVKEPEAIELRKKIVELLQSGKKISQFESRKTFSHYLVCVLKRIVAGPNQEDHIDIVIKFLQKASNYVRTPFSVKAPCNKLELKDRTAITAKQLNDFLYLYNRETDLFVDKKDKPNQIPSSLYSEFLEHARESDLEEVLMYQTTQTVPTYGVKPGVSALLKSAPSSGLRTCQRSRAPKPKPTRMSALL, translated from the exons ATGGACAACACCGTCGGCGACACTCTACAAATAAACCCCACGGACAGGTTAGAAAATCAGACGTTCCCTCACAACATTATCGAAAAGGAACCGAAATCCGAGTTGAGACG AGCTGACAAAATTGCGAATTTATCTTGGACCCTCGATATTCGTAAAAGCCATGGACCCCAGGGATTGCCAAACGAAATTTCATCCCCCAACAG CAACGAAGAAAAGAACAAAGATGAGGTTCCGAAGCAGAAGATCGCGAACCCAATGGATGCGTGGCTGCACAATGGAACGATGGGCTCGCGAAGTgccattttgatatttaaaagttcGGCACTGGCCAATTCCACCGAGTCGGCGATCAAAGAGAAGCCTGCCTATAAGCTGCACGTTTCATACAAAGTGCTGCAAGCAGAGACCAGACTTCTGTCCAAGCTCTTGGACTGTCACGGAGTCACGGAGGTACCACCGAACGCGTCCGATTTCAATCTGTTGTGGACTGGGTCCCATCCCAAGCCag gGACCTTTAGAAGTTTGGCACCGCACCAACGATTGAACCATTTTCCTCGTGCTTATGAGTTGACACGCAAAGATCGCCTTTACAAGAACATCGAAATGATGGCGCACAGCAAGGGTGCCAAAAATTTCGATTTCATACCACAAACGTTCGTCATGCCTCTGGAATATCGGGAACTCTGCACCACACATAACCGTGTCAAGGGTCCTTGGATCGTTAAACCGGTGGCATCTAGTCGCGGACGCG gcatttttattgttgaaacACCGAACCAAGTGCCTCTCGAGGAACCAGTTGTCGTTGCCAAGTACATCTCTAAGCCGTTGCTTGTCGCCGGACACAAATGCGATTTACGACTTTACGTTGTAGTTACCAGTTTCGATCCTCTGATGATCTACATCTATGAGGAAGGTCTAGTCAGGTTTGCCACCGTCAAATACGACTCTAGTCACAAGCAGTTGTGGAATCCCTGCATGCACCTTTGCAACTATAGTATTAACAAGTATCACAGCGACtatgtcaa ATCGGAGGATCCTTCCGCCGAAAATGTTGGTCACAAATGGACGTTAAGTGCGTTACTAAGACATCTAAAATCGGAAGGAAGAGACACCGTTTGGCTAATGTCGCAAATCGAGGATCTCATAATAAAATCCATATTGTCCTCGGCGAACTCCATCGTTTCGGCTTGCAATATGTTTGTACCCCACCAGAACAACTGTTTCG AATTGTTCGGTTTTGATATACTGATCGACGAGAATCTAAAACCGTGGCTGCTGGAGGTCAACTTGTCGCCATCACTTAACTGTGAGAGTCCACTCGACGTCCGTCTAAAATCGGCAATGCTTGCGGATCTTCTCACGCTGATCGGGATTCCAGCCGTAGATCCAGTCTTAAGACCGTCCACATCGTCTACCAGCACCAGATCACACGCGAAGATGAAAATGAATTAC TGCCGGCGGGTGTGCTCAGCTGATGGTCTGAGCGTCACCACCAAGAAGTCAGATGCCAATTCGCAGCCTGTAATGCCGCCCTGCAACAGTGAGGAGAATAAGATTGTGAAAATGGCTCGAGACCAGTTCGAAAGGCGTGGCGGGTTCGTCCGAATCTTTCCTGCAATTGATAGTTGGGATAAATATTCTAGATATCTTG ACCCCACTACTGGAATACCCATAACCATCCAGAGCACAAGTGTATACAGCCTTAACGTGAaccacaattataatttaatgctgttCACACAATTGTTCCCTGATGTCTATGTGCCTATCTCCAAAATGCAggataaaatactgaaaagaTCTCGCTTCGGCCTCAACAACAAGCGCGACATGTCTCTAGACAGATTAG CCATCGATAAATCCGTAAGCGGCAGACAGGACAGGTATGAACGCACACTAAGCCAGGGCCACAGATCCGACTTGCACCCACGCAAAATTGTAAAGGAACCTGAAGCTATTGAATTAAGAAAGAAAATTGTCGAACTGTTGCAAAGCGGCAAAAAAATATC GCAATTCGAGTCACGGAAGACATTCAGTCATTATCTCGTCTGTGTGTTGAAGCGTATTGTGGCCGGACCAAATCAGGAAGACCACATTGATATTGTGATAAAGTTCTTGCAGAAGGCTTCTAACTACGTTCGTACTCCTTTCTCCGTCAAG gctCCTTGCAATAAGCTAGAATTAAAAGATCGAACTGCAATAACAGCGAAACAACTAAATGACTTTTTATACTTGTACAACAGGGAGACAGatttatttgttgataaaaaaGACAAGCCAAATCAAATACCTTCTAGTCTGTATAGCGAGTTTTTGGAACATGCCAG AGAAAGCGATCTAGAAGAGGTCCTGATGTATCAGACAACGCAAACGGTGCCAACGTACGGCGTAAAGCCCGGCGTGTCGGCGCTACTGAAGTCCGCACCGTCGTCAGGTCTGCGCACCTGTCAGAGATCGCGCGCCCCGAAACCGAAACCGACGCGAATGTCGGCGCTGTTGTGA
- the LOC109609365 gene encoding tubulin polyglutamylase TTLL5 isoform X1 — translation MDNTVGDTLQINPTDRLENQTFPHNIIEKEPKSELRRADKIANLSWTLDIRKSHGPQGLPNEISSPNSNEEKNKDEVPKQKIANPMDAWLHNGTMGSRSAILIFKSSALANSTESAIKEKPAYKLHVSYKVLQAETRLLSKLLDCHGVTEVPPNASDFNLLWTGSHPKPGTFRSLAPHQRLNHFPRAYELTRKDRLYKNIEMMAHSKGAKNFDFIPQTFVMPLEYRELCTTHNRVKGPWIVKPVASSRGRGIFIVETPNQVPLEEPVVVAKYISKPLLVAGHKCDLRLYVVVTSFDPLMIYIYEEGLVRFATVKYDSSHKQLWNPCMHLCNYSINKYHSDYVKSEDPSAENVGHKWTLSALLRHLKSEGRDTVWLMSQIEDLIIKSILSSANSIVSACNMFVPHQNNCFELFGFDILIDENLKPWLLEVNLSPSLNCESPLDVRLKSAMLADLLTLIGIPAVDPVLRPSTSSTSTRSHAKMKMNYPLPRYSGTCMLEWFLVECIRFSLNLMLNQCRRVCSADGLSVTTKKSDANSQPVMPPCNSEENKIVKMARDQFERRGGFVRIFPAIDSWDKYSRYLDPTTGIPITIQSTSVYSLNVNHNYNLMLFTQLFPDVYVPISKMQDKILKRSRFGLNNKRDMSLDRLAIDKSVSGRQDRYERTLSQGHRSDLHPRKIVKEPEAIELRKKIVELLQSGKKISQFESRKTFSHYLVCVLKRIVAGPNQEDHIDIVIKFLQKASNYVRTPFSVKAPCNKLELKDRTAITAKQLNDFLYLYNRETDLFVDKKDKPNQIPSSLYSEFLEHARESDLEEVLMYQTTQTVPTYGVKPGVSALLKSAPSSGLRTCQRSRAPKPKPTRMSALL, via the exons ATGGACAACACCGTCGGCGACACTCTACAAATAAACCCCACGGACAGGTTAGAAAATCAGACGTTCCCTCACAACATTATCGAAAAGGAACCGAAATCCGAGTTGAGACG AGCTGACAAAATTGCGAATTTATCTTGGACCCTCGATATTCGTAAAAGCCATGGACCCCAGGGATTGCCAAACGAAATTTCATCCCCCAACAG CAACGAAGAAAAGAACAAAGATGAGGTTCCGAAGCAGAAGATCGCGAACCCAATGGATGCGTGGCTGCACAATGGAACGATGGGCTCGCGAAGTgccattttgatatttaaaagttcGGCACTGGCCAATTCCACCGAGTCGGCGATCAAAGAGAAGCCTGCCTATAAGCTGCACGTTTCATACAAAGTGCTGCAAGCAGAGACCAGACTTCTGTCCAAGCTCTTGGACTGTCACGGAGTCACGGAGGTACCACCGAACGCGTCCGATTTCAATCTGTTGTGGACTGGGTCCCATCCCAAGCCag gGACCTTTAGAAGTTTGGCACCGCACCAACGATTGAACCATTTTCCTCGTGCTTATGAGTTGACACGCAAAGATCGCCTTTACAAGAACATCGAAATGATGGCGCACAGCAAGGGTGCCAAAAATTTCGATTTCATACCACAAACGTTCGTCATGCCTCTGGAATATCGGGAACTCTGCACCACACATAACCGTGTCAAGGGTCCTTGGATCGTTAAACCGGTGGCATCTAGTCGCGGACGCG gcatttttattgttgaaacACCGAACCAAGTGCCTCTCGAGGAACCAGTTGTCGTTGCCAAGTACATCTCTAAGCCGTTGCTTGTCGCCGGACACAAATGCGATTTACGACTTTACGTTGTAGTTACCAGTTTCGATCCTCTGATGATCTACATCTATGAGGAAGGTCTAGTCAGGTTTGCCACCGTCAAATACGACTCTAGTCACAAGCAGTTGTGGAATCCCTGCATGCACCTTTGCAACTATAGTATTAACAAGTATCACAGCGACtatgtcaa ATCGGAGGATCCTTCCGCCGAAAATGTTGGTCACAAATGGACGTTAAGTGCGTTACTAAGACATCTAAAATCGGAAGGAAGAGACACCGTTTGGCTAATGTCGCAAATCGAGGATCTCATAATAAAATCCATATTGTCCTCGGCGAACTCCATCGTTTCGGCTTGCAATATGTTTGTACCCCACCAGAACAACTGTTTCG AATTGTTCGGTTTTGATATACTGATCGACGAGAATCTAAAACCGTGGCTGCTGGAGGTCAACTTGTCGCCATCACTTAACTGTGAGAGTCCACTCGACGTCCGTCTAAAATCGGCAATGCTTGCGGATCTTCTCACGCTGATCGGGATTCCAGCCGTAGATCCAGTCTTAAGACCGTCCACATCGTCTACCAGCACCAGATCACACGCGAAGATGAAAATGAATTAC CCGTTGCCGCGATACTCCGGTACATGTATGCTGGAGTGGTTTCTCGTAG AGTGTATACGGTTCTCACTTAACCTAATGTTGAATCAGTGCCGGCGGGTGTGCTCAGCTGATGGTCTGAGCGTCACCACCAAGAAGTCAGATGCCAATTCGCAGCCTGTAATGCCGCCCTGCAACAGTGAGGAGAATAAGATTGTGAAAATGGCTCGAGACCAGTTCGAAAGGCGTGGCGGGTTCGTCCGAATCTTTCCTGCAATTGATAGTTGGGATAAATATTCTAGATATCTTG ACCCCACTACTGGAATACCCATAACCATCCAGAGCACAAGTGTATACAGCCTTAACGTGAaccacaattataatttaatgctgttCACACAATTGTTCCCTGATGTCTATGTGCCTATCTCCAAAATGCAggataaaatactgaaaagaTCTCGCTTCGGCCTCAACAACAAGCGCGACATGTCTCTAGACAGATTAG CCATCGATAAATCCGTAAGCGGCAGACAGGACAGGTATGAACGCACACTAAGCCAGGGCCACAGATCCGACTTGCACCCACGCAAAATTGTAAAGGAACCTGAAGCTATTGAATTAAGAAAGAAAATTGTCGAACTGTTGCAAAGCGGCAAAAAAATATC GCAATTCGAGTCACGGAAGACATTCAGTCATTATCTCGTCTGTGTGTTGAAGCGTATTGTGGCCGGACCAAATCAGGAAGACCACATTGATATTGTGATAAAGTTCTTGCAGAAGGCTTCTAACTACGTTCGTACTCCTTTCTCCGTCAAG gctCCTTGCAATAAGCTAGAATTAAAAGATCGAACTGCAATAACAGCGAAACAACTAAATGACTTTTTATACTTGTACAACAGGGAGACAGatttatttgttgataaaaaaGACAAGCCAAATCAAATACCTTCTAGTCTGTATAGCGAGTTTTTGGAACATGCCAG AGAAAGCGATCTAGAAGAGGTCCTGATGTATCAGACAACGCAAACGGTGCCAACGTACGGCGTAAAGCCCGGCGTGTCGGCGCTACTGAAGTCCGCACCGTCGTCAGGTCTGCGCACCTGTCAGAGATCGCGCGCCCCGAAACCGAAACCGACGCGAATGTCGGCGCTGTTGTGA
- the LOC109609329 gene encoding uncharacterized protein LOC109609329 translates to MSLFRFPWLRRFVRRNTNPIPQDKAYLWKNRLSLAYMLICWNAFGLVCYMFYQGKGDWAKYYGLKSEEELKMTPAQKWTKTLGIRDATVYSVKGLNVEKYNIHNDDEDFEKK, encoded by the exons atgtcGTTATTTAGATTTCCCTGGCTGAGAAGATTTGTACGACGAAACACCAATCCTATTCCGCAGGATAAGGCATATTTATGGAAAAACAGACTGTCCCTGGCTTATATGCTGATATGTTGGAATGCTTTCGGTTTAGTGTGTTACATGTTCTACCAAGGTAAAGGAGACTGGGCCAAATATTACGGTTTAAAGTCAGAAGAAGAACTTAAAATGACAccag CACAAAAATGGACAAAAACGCTAGGAATTCGAGATGCAACAGTATATTCAGTAAAAggcttgaatgttgaaaaataCAACATCCATAATGATGATGAAGACTTTGAAAAGAAGTGA
- the LOC109609327 gene encoding protein salvador homolog 1 isoform X2, with product MLSRKNKDLRTIKEGVVGKYVKKDTPPEIPIINVWTTEPKKRLSNQSRSLPLQFQVSNRNTTQTSSTVQKFGNQKATVSDVGLGAHEGKYTPSASVPDLATRFANLSVGLNNENGSQLNPNQSNGGNAQHIYVNAPVTNSSYIDNSANNANYVEIDQIYPLPSQETNPTYKEPVSYHRTNSPIYQNTSESANLPRTSQDTTPIYSNTNVERFRTTAPEQSEELPLPPGWSVDYTLRGRKYYIDHNTKTTHWSHPLEREGLPTGWQCIQSPHYGLYYVNHITRQAQYQHPCLMPCYNYQPEYSNPPRPTHYQPHSVLVPANPYLLEEIPHWLNVYFQTSTDLDHKLRWDMFRLSELDCYNAMLTRLYKQELQNIVMRYESYRSALLVEMEKFRVNRTNPRAVSGQ from the exons ATGCTGTCACGTAAAAATAAAGATCTTCGAACAATAAAGGAGGGTGTTGTTGGCAAATATGTCAAAAAAGACACACCACCAGAAATACCAA ttataaatGTTTGGACTACAGAACCAAAGAAAAGATTATCGAACCAAAGCAGATCTTTACCATTGCAATTCCAAGTGTCAAATAGGAATACTACCCAGACAAGTAGTACTGTGCAGAAGTTTGGAAATCAAAAGGCTACTGTCAGTGATGTTGGTTTAGGTGCACATGAAGGAAAATATACTCCCAGTGCATCTGTGCCTGATTTAGCAACAAG gtTTGCAAATTTATCAGTAGGCTTAAACAATGAGAATGGTTCACAACTCAATCCCAATCAGTCCAATGGTGGTAATGCTCAACATATTTATGTGAATGCTCCTGTCACGAATTCTTCTTATATAGATAATTCTGCT AATAATGCAAATTATGTGGAAATAGACCAGATTTATCCATTACCATCACAGGAGACAAACCCAACCTATAAGGAGCCTGTTTCATACCATCGAACAAATTCTCCTATTTACCAAAATACCAGTGAAAGTGCCAATTTACCCAGAACAAGTCAAGACACAACTCCTATTTATAGTAATACAAACGTGGAAAGATTTAGGACCACTGCCCCAG AACAATCTGAGGAGTTGCCATTACCACCTGGATGGTCAGTTGATTATACATTAAGAGGGCGTAAATACTACATTGATCACAACACTAAAACCACTCATTGGTCACATCCTTTGGAAAGGGAAGGCCTTCCAACAGGTTGGCAGTGCATTCAGTCACCACATTATGGgttatattatgtaaa TCATATAACAAGGCAGGCACAGTATCAGCATCCCTGCCTAATGCCTTGTTACAATTATCAACCTGAATATTCGAATCCTCCTAGACCCACTCACTATCAACCTCACAGTGTTTTAGTGCCTGCCAATCCATATTTGCTTGAAGAAATACCCCACTGGCTTAATGTGTACTTCCAaa CCAGTACAGATTTAGATCACAAGCTAAGATGGGACATGTTCAGATTATCTGAATTGGATTGCTACAATGCAATGCTTACAAGATTATACAAACaggaattacaaaatattgtaatgaGATATGAATCTTACAG ATCTGCCTTACTTGTTGAAATGGAAAAATTTAGAGTGAATCGAACTAATCCAAGGGCTGTGAGTGGACAGTAA
- the LOC109609327 gene encoding scaffold protein salvador isoform X1 has product MLSRKNKDLRTIKEGVVGKYVKKDTPPEIPIINVWTTEPKKRLSNQSRSLPLQFQVSNRNTTQTSSTVQKFGNQKATVSDVGLGAHEGKYTPSASVPDLATRFANLSVGLNNENGSQLNPNQSNGGNAQHIYVNAPVTNSSYIDNSANNANYVEIDQIYPLPSQETNPTYKEPVSYHRTNSPIYQNTSESANLPRTSQDTTPIYSNTNVERFRTTAPGMSYGESLAHHLRYSMGRSDNTQEQSEELPLPPGWSVDYTLRGRKYYIDHNTKTTHWSHPLEREGLPTGWQCIQSPHYGLYYVNHITRQAQYQHPCLMPCYNYQPEYSNPPRPTHYQPHSVLVPANPYLLEEIPHWLNVYFQTSTDLDHKLRWDMFRLSELDCYNAMLTRLYKQELQNIVMRYESYRSALLVEMEKFRVNRTNPRAVSGQ; this is encoded by the exons ATGCTGTCACGTAAAAATAAAGATCTTCGAACAATAAAGGAGGGTGTTGTTGGCAAATATGTCAAAAAAGACACACCACCAGAAATACCAA ttataaatGTTTGGACTACAGAACCAAAGAAAAGATTATCGAACCAAAGCAGATCTTTACCATTGCAATTCCAAGTGTCAAATAGGAATACTACCCAGACAAGTAGTACTGTGCAGAAGTTTGGAAATCAAAAGGCTACTGTCAGTGATGTTGGTTTAGGTGCACATGAAGGAAAATATACTCCCAGTGCATCTGTGCCTGATTTAGCAACAAG gtTTGCAAATTTATCAGTAGGCTTAAACAATGAGAATGGTTCACAACTCAATCCCAATCAGTCCAATGGTGGTAATGCTCAACATATTTATGTGAATGCTCCTGTCACGAATTCTTCTTATATAGATAATTCTGCT AATAATGCAAATTATGTGGAAATAGACCAGATTTATCCATTACCATCACAGGAGACAAACCCAACCTATAAGGAGCCTGTTTCATACCATCGAACAAATTCTCCTATTTACCAAAATACCAGTGAAAGTGCCAATTTACCCAGAACAAGTCAAGACACAACTCCTATTTATAGTAATACAAACGTGGAAAGATTTAGGACCACTGCCCCAGGTATGTCTTATGGAGAATCATTAGCCCATCATCTAAGGTACAGTATGGGCAGGAGTGATAATACTCaag AACAATCTGAGGAGTTGCCATTACCACCTGGATGGTCAGTTGATTATACATTAAGAGGGCGTAAATACTACATTGATCACAACACTAAAACCACTCATTGGTCACATCCTTTGGAAAGGGAAGGCCTTCCAACAGGTTGGCAGTGCATTCAGTCACCACATTATGGgttatattatgtaaa TCATATAACAAGGCAGGCACAGTATCAGCATCCCTGCCTAATGCCTTGTTACAATTATCAACCTGAATATTCGAATCCTCCTAGACCCACTCACTATCAACCTCACAGTGTTTTAGTGCCTGCCAATCCATATTTGCTTGAAGAAATACCCCACTGGCTTAATGTGTACTTCCAaa CCAGTACAGATTTAGATCACAAGCTAAGATGGGACATGTTCAGATTATCTGAATTGGATTGCTACAATGCAATGCTTACAAGATTATACAAACaggaattacaaaatattgtaatgaGATATGAATCTTACAG ATCTGCCTTACTTGTTGAAATGGAAAAATTTAGAGTGAATCGAACTAATCCAAGGGCTGTGAGTGGACAGTAA